A window of Christiangramia forsetii KT0803 contains these coding sequences:
- a CDS encoding KTSC domain-containing protein has protein sequence MKRVNKYKKLFSVEDKIDLKQLKTNYRNLVKQWHPDKFQEGEESHIQAEIKSKEIIDGYHFLVSIAPETKAENLEAYTKTISESGIYDFQHKGNVLEVSFLDGTTYEYFGVNKALYIKLINSPKQNRFAKRNIFNSFLYRKSKKDMELQAV, from the coding sequence ATGAAGCGCGTTAATAAATACAAGAAGTTATTTAGTGTGGAAGATAAAATTGATCTGAAACAGCTTAAAACTAATTATAGAAACCTGGTTAAACAATGGCATCCAGATAAATTCCAGGAAGGGGAAGAAAGCCATATCCAGGCTGAAATTAAAAGCAAAGAAATAATTGATGGCTATCATTTCTTAGTTAGTATTGCGCCAGAAACTAAAGCTGAAAATTTAGAGGCCTATACTAAAACTATTTCCGAAAGTGGAATTTATGATTTTCAGCATAAGGGGAATGTTCTGGAAGTTTCATTTTTAGATGGAACTACCTACGAGTATTTCGGAGTAAACAAAGCGCTTTATATTAAATTGATCAATTCTCCAAAACAAAATCGCTTTGCTAAAAGGAACATTTTTAATTCCTTTTTGTATAGAAAATCTAAGAAGGATATGGAGCTTCAGGCGGTATAG
- a CDS encoding response regulator, whose protein sequence is MLRTLIIDDDEIVRFLQQKMVTKCELDPDPYVFKEAQKALDFLENDSDKEIDYLIMLDINMPGMTGWDFLNKLKLVSDNERFHVVMVTSSIDRKDKRDAAEDPHVVDFIEKPVSARHCSKLKGIAKLSAYFEES, encoded by the coding sequence ATGTTACGAACATTAATTATTGATGACGATGAAATTGTTAGATTTCTTCAACAAAAAATGGTCACTAAGTGCGAATTGGATCCCGATCCATATGTTTTTAAAGAAGCACAGAAAGCTTTAGACTTCCTAGAAAATGATTCAGATAAAGAAATAGATTATTTAATTATGCTGGATATTAATATGCCGGGCATGACCGGGTGGGATTTTCTCAATAAACTAAAACTAGTTAGTGATAATGAAAGGTTTCATGTGGTTATGGTGACTTCGTCTATAGATAGAAAAGATAAAAGAGACGCTGCCGAAGATCCACATGTCGTAGATTTTATAGAAAAACCGGTTTCAGCAAGACATTGTTCTAAATTAAAAGGTATTGCTAAGTTGTCAGCCTATTTTGAGGAGAGTTGA
- a CDS encoding vWA domain-containing protein yields MKRKADKEIRGFIFDKYDAPEISPFDKLFEIFKEIITHTSGDLDEAMDWLKQLDEEYKLTDDDYTLDDFVEDLKKKGYIKEEMDQEGSGSMAITAKTERAIRQQALEQIFGKLKKGSSGNHRTNQIGRGDEHTGDFRAYQFGDSLSRISVTESLKNAQINHGIGEFSMSEDDLVVEETHYKSQMSTVLMIDISHSMILYGEDRITPAKKVAMALSELITTRYPKDTLDILVFGNDAWPISIAELPYLKVGPYHTNTVAGLELAMDLLRRKRNTNKQIFMITDGKPSCIRERDGSYYKNSMGLDPYVVDKCYNMARQARKVRIPITTFMIAQDPYLTRFVQEFTAANQGKAFYTGLKGLGEMIFEDYEINRKKRIRG; encoded by the coding sequence ATGAAAAGGAAAGCAGATAAGGAGATAAGAGGTTTTATATTTGATAAATATGACGCGCCTGAAATTTCTCCTTTTGATAAGTTATTCGAGATCTTTAAAGAGATCATTACACATACATCTGGCGATCTCGACGAAGCGATGGATTGGCTAAAACAGCTTGATGAAGAATATAAATTGACCGATGATGATTATACCCTGGATGATTTCGTAGAAGACTTAAAGAAGAAAGGATATATTAAGGAAGAAATGGATCAGGAAGGAAGTGGCAGTATGGCTATTACTGCCAAAACCGAAAGGGCCATTCGTCAGCAAGCATTGGAGCAAATTTTCGGAAAATTAAAGAAAGGTTCTTCGGGAAATCATAGAACAAACCAAATAGGTCGCGGAGATGAGCATACCGGAGATTTTAGGGCATACCAGTTTGGAGATTCTTTAAGCCGAATTTCGGTAACAGAAAGTTTAAAAAATGCTCAAATAAATCACGGGATTGGAGAATTCAGTATGTCTGAAGATGATCTGGTTGTAGAAGAAACTCATTACAAATCTCAGATGAGTACGGTGTTAATGATAGACATCAGTCACAGTATGATCTTATACGGTGAAGATAGAATTACACCCGCGAAAAAGGTAGCGATGGCACTTTCAGAATTAATCACCACCCGTTATCCTAAAGATACGCTGGATATTCTTGTTTTCGGAAATGATGCCTGGCCAATATCTATCGCAGAATTACCTTACTTAAAAGTAGGTCCATATCATACCAATACCGTGGCCGGTTTAGAATTAGCGATGGACCTTTTACGTCGTAAACGAAATACCAACAAGCAAATATTTATGATTACCGATGGGAAACCCAGCTGTATTAGAGAAAGGGATGGTAGTTATTATAAAAATAGTATGGGTTTGGATCCATATGTAGTAGATAAATGCTATAATATGGCAAGGCAGGCAAGAAAAGTCCGTATTCCCATAACCACATTTATGATAGCGCAGGATCCTTACCTCACAAGATTTGTTCAGGAGTTTACTGCAGCAAATCAGGGAAAAGCGTTTTATACAGGTCTAAAAGGGCTGGGTGAAATGATCTTTGAAGATTATGAGATCAACAGAAAGAAAAGAATTAGAGGCTAA
- a CDS encoding AAA family ATPase — translation MNKEKIKNLGELKEAGYKSKSIKDELRDNLKQKIRNKENAFKGIHGYDYTVIPELERAILSRHNINLLGLRGQAKTRLARLMVQLLDEWMPVVEGSEINDDPLQPISRYARELINEKGAKTPISWIHRDERFFEKLATPDVTVADLIGDVDPIKAANLKLSYADDRVIHFGMIPRANRSIFVINELPDLQARIQVALFNILQEGDIQIRGFKLRLPLDMQFIFTANPEDYTNRGSIVTPLKDRIGSQILTHYPEDIATAKIITTQEAQLDERQKEFVHVPDIARDLLEQISFEARDSEFIDHKSGVSARMSITAFENLLSTAERRAIRNDEEKTLLRFGDFLGVIPSITGKVELVYEGEQEGAAFVAQQLIGDSVKTLFPDYFPAIEKLQKPDETTPYDDLVEWFFESSGFELPDDLTDAEYKAELDSIEPLNKLIEKYQPEVKDEDKYFIKEFLLWALVEYKKLSKKRFSKGLQFKDLYGSYISGL, via the coding sequence ATGAATAAAGAAAAAATAAAGAATCTTGGAGAGCTGAAAGAAGCTGGATACAAAAGCAAAAGTATCAAAGATGAACTTCGGGATAATCTTAAGCAAAAAATAAGAAATAAAGAAAATGCTTTTAAGGGAATTCATGGATACGATTATACCGTAATCCCAGAATTGGAAAGAGCTATTCTTTCAAGACATAATATTAATCTGCTGGGTTTACGAGGCCAGGCTAAAACGAGACTTGCCAGGTTAATGGTACAGCTTTTAGATGAATGGATGCCGGTTGTGGAAGGTTCAGAAATTAATGATGATCCTTTACAACCAATTAGTAGATATGCCAGGGAGCTTATTAATGAGAAAGGGGCTAAAACCCCAATTTCTTGGATACATAGGGATGAGCGTTTTTTTGAGAAATTAGCAACTCCAGATGTCACTGTTGCCGACCTGATCGGAGATGTAGACCCTATTAAAGCAGCCAATTTAAAGTTGAGTTATGCTGATGATAGGGTGATTCACTTCGGAATGATTCCACGTGCAAATAGAAGTATTTTTGTGATCAATGAATTGCCAGATCTTCAGGCAAGAATTCAGGTAGCACTTTTCAATATATTACAGGAAGGTGATATTCAAATTAGAGGTTTTAAACTGAGACTGCCCTTGGATATGCAATTTATTTTCACTGCGAATCCTGAAGATTACACCAACAGGGGAAGCATTGTGACTCCGCTGAAAGACAGGATTGGTTCACAGATTTTAACTCATTATCCGGAAGATATTGCCACTGCAAAGATCATTACCACTCAGGAAGCTCAACTGGATGAAAGACAAAAGGAATTTGTGCACGTTCCCGATATTGCCAGGGATCTATTGGAGCAGATTAGTTTTGAAGCACGAGACAGCGAATTTATAGATCATAAAAGTGGCGTTAGTGCGAGAATGAGCATTACAGCTTTTGAAAATTTATTAAGTACTGCGGAAAGGAGAGCCATTAGAAATGATGAAGAAAAAACCTTATTACGATTTGGGGATTTTCTTGGGGTGATCCCATCGATAACCGGAAAGGTTGAATTGGTTTATGAAGGAGAGCAGGAGGGAGCAGCTTTTGTTGCCCAGCAACTTATAGGAGATTCGGTAAAAACACTTTTTCCAGATTACTTCCCTGCGATTGAAAAGCTTCAGAAACCAGACGAAACTACACCTTATGATGACCTCGTGGAATGGTTTTTTGAAAGTTCAGGATTTGAATTACCTGATGATCTTACAGATGCTGAATATAAAGCAGAATTAGATTCCATAGAACCTCTAAATAAGCTGATAGAGAAATATCAGCCGGAAGTTAAAGATGAAGATAAATACTTCATAAAAGAATTTCTGCTTTGGGCGTTGGTAGAATATAAGAAGTTAAGCAAAAAGAGATTTTCAAAAGGGCTTCAATTCAAAGATCTTTATGGAAGCTATATTAGCGGACTTTAA
- a CDS encoding flavin monoamine oxidase family protein: MKVKKVKFLIIGAGLSGLITANELRENGEEDFIILEARSRTGGRILTKEGIDLGATWFQKQHVYTSEVLSKYNLDYFEQFSKGKSVLVYNSMAPAHLFESDPNAPGAKRISGGSDSLIQALSNPVAANLELESPVTHIKMQDNFLEVMVQGESYHAEKVIICLPPKIAENIEYTPPLPDNLKEVMQKTHTWMSNAIKVGITYPEAFWKKKGLSGTIIGQIGPVIELYDHCNAAENEYSLMGFVNEGLREETAAHRKERILAYLEQHLGPEARNYKNYIEKDWAKEEYTSGKSLKSVYMSPQYGNSIFKKSFLDGRLYFSGTETSPLYGGYLEGAIYSGLNTAKKILS, encoded by the coding sequence ATGAAAGTGAAAAAAGTAAAATTTCTTATCATAGGGGCGGGACTTAGCGGCCTGATTACTGCCAATGAATTACGGGAAAATGGAGAGGAAGATTTTATAATCCTGGAAGCAAGGAGTAGAACAGGTGGAAGAATTCTTACAAAAGAAGGGATAGATCTCGGGGCAACCTGGTTTCAGAAACAACATGTGTATACCAGCGAAGTATTAAGTAAATATAACCTGGATTATTTTGAGCAATTTAGTAAGGGAAAAAGTGTTTTGGTTTATAACAGCATGGCTCCGGCTCATTTATTTGAGAGTGATCCTAATGCTCCAGGTGCAAAAAGAATTTCTGGCGGGAGTGATTCTTTGATTCAAGCTCTAAGTAATCCTGTTGCGGCAAACTTGGAATTGGAATCTCCCGTAACCCATATCAAAATGCAGGATAATTTCTTAGAGGTAATGGTGCAAGGAGAAAGTTATCATGCAGAAAAAGTAATTATTTGTTTACCTCCTAAAATTGCTGAAAATATAGAGTACACTCCACCGCTGCCTGATAATTTGAAGGAGGTTATGCAAAAAACACATACCTGGATGAGCAATGCAATTAAAGTTGGGATTACCTATCCGGAAGCATTCTGGAAAAAGAAAGGATTGTCCGGGACTATTATTGGTCAAATTGGGCCGGTTATAGAATTATATGATCATTGTAATGCAGCTGAAAATGAATATAGTTTGATGGGTTTTGTAAATGAAGGTTTGCGCGAGGAAACAGCAGCTCATAGAAAAGAACGAATTCTAGCCTATTTAGAACAGCATTTAGGGCCTGAAGCTAGAAACTATAAAAATTATATAGAAAAAGACTGGGCGAAAGAAGAATATACCTCGGGGAAATCCTTGAAATCAGTTTATATGAGTCCTCAATACGGAAATTCTATTTTTAAAAAATCTTTCTTGGATGGGAGACTTTATTTTTCAGGAACTGAAACATCTCCCCTATATGGAGGTTACTTAGAAGGAGCCATCTATAGCGGATTAAATACCGCAAAAAAGATCTTATCTTAA
- a CDS encoding PAS domain S-box protein produces the protein MNKETSKNIRGALITVCYKEIIVSYNRAADRLFRSLYNYQLVSGGNFSSCFPDGFENLLKDKIASCRKGEFQSFSIKESNKALNCYLSPVLNAQGENVQASLSIEENVSDAFFNQTLNSNELEKELDYSKQIYSNLFYNNPDAVFSFDLEGNFINANKASAKLAETSISRLLEMHFLPLIIEEDHAMVLSKFSKALKGKNQNYQAGFISLKGTKRILEINNFPIIYNDKIIGVYGIAKDISDQKLADKKVIEERQMLRAIIDNIPDYIFVKDKEHKSILANKKFYTQVLGHSIDQSSEGYNPMDYFDFEKGIEIIEDNDRVMNTGKPVINRQDLVTNCDGKQEMVLLTKVPLKNEDQETIGLVGIARDITQTYLHNKKQELIFKIIKAFGDKPTFNEAMIKSLKVFCRDLGFDYAEAYKVSINNQKLVRTAFWPLDRDLSEKENPGNSYVLGEGLPGMVWESGQLQILRLKEQTGLLKNMILDENTSIKTAVGIPIFFQDRLISIYCFGSVKDTKKIEVEALGDITLQIASAIERKRSEDQLNDFFQYSPNLIAIVGMDGFIKRINPTFGEKFGFSECEMLTKPVTEFIHPDDLDKTSKAIENISSDGSDFELRCLKKDGGYLWISWRFSRYFTEDNVVFMYGTDITPLKKVHEELSENILERKKVQKELENSEQKYRSLFDASPLPMWVLDRDQLKFLKVNNTAIDLYGYTAEEFSKMTVRDLWAPKQEERIDTIVSKNTDSFFQVKVEHIKKNGERIFVNVNSNPMIFAGVKARVSLVKDVTARIKAEEQLFHSEKRFKALVQDGSDLIAIVDSNYDYIYNSPASKAVFGLTPQEMEGTSFLNYINEEDLENVSSAMAKLKEKKRIQLPSYRVRNSKNTWSWIETIITNLSNDPAIKGIVMNSRDITEFVEQERKLLDSLKRYDIVAKATSDLITDYDIQKDEMKVSEAAAGMFGYSKGKNGVYSGEWWDNKIHPDDYENVKFLANKMQEEGMKNLTVEYRFKCADGSYKHILDRSYLILDDKDKPKRIIGSMQDITERKHHLIAIENHNKRLKEIAWTQSHVVRAPLAKVMGLVDLLKNYKNDLDNVNEILDNILTSAHELDTIIREIAVKTEKEL, from the coding sequence TTGAACAAAGAAACTTCCAAAAATATTCGGGGGGCGCTGATCACTGTTTGTTATAAGGAAATTATAGTTTCCTATAATCGTGCTGCTGATCGTCTTTTCAGAAGTTTATATAATTATCAACTAGTTTCAGGAGGAAATTTCTCTTCTTGTTTTCCGGATGGTTTTGAAAATCTTCTTAAGGATAAAATAGCGTCCTGTAGAAAAGGTGAATTTCAATCATTTTCTATAAAAGAAAGCAATAAGGCACTAAATTGTTATTTATCTCCAGTATTGAATGCACAGGGTGAGAATGTACAGGCTTCATTGTCTATTGAAGAAAATGTATCAGATGCTTTTTTTAATCAAACCTTGAATTCTAACGAACTGGAGAAAGAATTAGATTATAGTAAGCAGATATATTCAAATCTATTCTACAATAACCCTGACGCTGTTTTCTCGTTCGATCTGGAAGGTAATTTCATAAATGCTAATAAAGCTTCAGCTAAGCTCGCTGAAACATCTATTAGCAGATTACTCGAAATGCATTTCCTGCCTTTAATTATCGAGGAAGATCACGCAATGGTTTTAAGTAAGTTTTCTAAGGCTCTTAAAGGTAAAAATCAGAATTATCAGGCCGGGTTTATAAGTTTAAAGGGCACGAAAAGAATACTTGAGATAAATAACTTTCCAATTATTTATAACGACAAGATCATTGGTGTTTACGGAATTGCTAAAGACATCTCAGATCAAAAATTAGCAGACAAAAAGGTTATTGAGGAGCGTCAAATGCTTCGTGCTATAATTGATAATATTCCCGATTATATTTTTGTCAAAGATAAGGAGCATAAGTCTATTTTGGCTAATAAAAAGTTTTATACCCAGGTGCTCGGGCATTCAATAGATCAAAGCAGTGAAGGTTATAATCCTATGGATTATTTTGATTTTGAAAAAGGAATCGAAATTATTGAAGATAATGATAGGGTAATGAATACCGGAAAACCGGTAATTAATCGCCAGGATCTGGTTACAAATTGTGATGGGAAGCAGGAAATGGTATTGCTTACCAAAGTACCTCTAAAGAATGAGGATCAGGAAACTATTGGTTTGGTAGGTATTGCTAGAGATATTACCCAGACATATCTTCATAACAAAAAGCAAGAGCTAATCTTCAAGATTATAAAGGCATTTGGAGATAAGCCAACTTTTAATGAAGCGATGATCAAAAGCTTAAAGGTATTTTGCAGAGATCTTGGCTTTGATTATGCTGAAGCTTATAAGGTTAGCATTAATAATCAGAAATTAGTAAGAACTGCCTTTTGGCCTTTAGACAGAGATCTTTCAGAAAAAGAAAATCCTGGAAATTCATATGTATTGGGAGAAGGCTTACCAGGAATGGTTTGGGAATCAGGTCAATTGCAAATTCTACGTCTAAAAGAGCAAACAGGATTGCTTAAGAATATGATTCTGGATGAGAATACCTCTATTAAAACCGCGGTTGGTATTCCCATTTTTTTCCAGGACAGATTGATCTCCATTTATTGCTTTGGATCCGTTAAGGATACTAAAAAAATTGAAGTGGAAGCTCTTGGCGATATTACATTACAAATTGCTTCTGCAATAGAGCGAAAAAGAAGTGAGGATCAATTAAATGATTTTTTCCAGTACTCACCAAACCTAATTGCCATTGTAGGGATGGACGGTTTTATAAAAAGAATAAATCCCACATTTGGAGAGAAATTTGGCTTTTCAGAATGTGAAATGTTAACCAAACCAGTTACAGAATTTATCCATCCTGATGATCTTGATAAAACCTCCAAGGCGATAGAAAATATTTCTAGTGATGGTTCAGATTTTGAATTAAGATGCCTAAAGAAAGATGGAGGTTATCTTTGGATTTCGTGGCGTTTCTCACGTTATTTTACTGAGGATAATGTGGTTTTTATGTATGGTACAGATATTACGCCACTTAAGAAAGTCCATGAAGAATTATCAGAAAATATTTTAGAGCGTAAAAAAGTTCAGAAAGAACTTGAAAATTCTGAACAGAAATATCGAAGTTTATTTGATGCAAGTCCTCTTCCAATGTGGGTTTTAGATAGAGACCAACTGAAATTTTTGAAAGTGAACAATACGGCTATAGACCTTTACGGATATACCGCGGAAGAATTTTCTAAAATGACTGTGAGAGATCTATGGGCGCCAAAACAAGAAGAAAGGATAGACACTATCGTTTCTAAAAATACTGATAGTTTTTTTCAGGTTAAGGTGGAGCATATCAAAAAAAATGGAGAAAGGATATTTGTAAATGTCAATAGTAATCCAATGATTTTTGCTGGCGTGAAAGCCCGAGTATCCCTTGTGAAAGATGTAACTGCCAGAATAAAAGCTGAAGAGCAATTATTTCATAGTGAAAAACGATTTAAAGCTCTAGTGCAGGATGGATCAGATTTAATCGCGATTGTAGATTCTAATTATGATTATATATATAATAGTCCGGCTTCCAAAGCTGTATTCGGATTGACGCCCCAAGAAATGGAAGGAACCAGTTTCCTGAATTATATTAATGAAGAGGACTTAGAGAATGTTTCTTCCGCTATGGCCAAACTGAAAGAAAAAAAGCGAATTCAGTTACCCTCCTATAGAGTGAGAAATTCAAAGAATACATGGAGTTGGATAGAAACAATTATTACTAATCTTAGTAATGACCCGGCAATTAAAGGAATTGTAATGAATTCCAGGGATATTACAGAATTTGTAGAACAGGAAAGGAAACTTTTAGACAGCCTGAAACGCTATGACATTGTTGCCAAGGCTACCAGTGACCTAATAACCGATTATGATATTCAGAAAGATGAAATGAAAGTTAGTGAAGCAGCAGCTGGGATGTTTGGATATTCTAAAGGTAAGAATGGAGTGTATTCTGGAGAATGGTGGGACAATAAAATACATCCTGATGATTATGAGAATGTGAAATTCCTGGCGAATAAAATGCAGGAGGAAGGAATGAAAAATTTAACTGTCGAATATCGATTTAAATGCGCAGATGGCTCCTATAAACATATTTTAGATCGTAGTTATCTTATATTAGATGATAAAGACAAGCCTAAGCGTATTATCGGATCTATGCAGGATATTACTGAAAGAAAACATCACCTTATTGCTATAGAAAATCATAACAAAAGATTGAAAGAAATTGCCTGGACGCAATCTCATGTTGTGCGCGCACCTCTGGCTAAGGTTATGGGATTAGTCGATTTATTGAAAAATTATAAGAATGATCTTGATAACGTTAATGAGATATTGGATAATATTTTAACTTCTGCTCATGAACTTGATACTATTATCAGGGAAATAGCTGTTAAAACCGAAAAAGAATTATAG
- a CDS encoding endonuclease/exonuclease/phosphatase family protein — protein MTIGEIILLFFSVLMCIPTLASLTRFDQWWIRGFDFPRIQISFLIICVITSSAFFYDFEKTWQFIAVGALSLSLLYQFKKIFPYTYISRKQVLAFKGSDPQATISILVSNVLTPNKRSDKLISLVNEKKPDILLTLESDKRWEDELSVLEKDYKNTVKIPKDNLYGMHLYSKLELKEVKVRYLVQEDIPSIHGFVILRNGKKVRFHCLHPMPPSPTESDTSTNRDAELLMLGRDVDVEKDSILVFGDLNDVAWSRTTRLFQKLSGLMDPRIGRGFFNTFHSKYFLLRWPLDHVFHTKDFTLVDIAREKNVGSDHFPMYIKLNYEPSAEVINEDTDEADEEEKEWAEEKIKNADPIRQRLDLNSPQNRLTT, from the coding sequence ATGACAATTGGAGAAATAATTTTGTTATTCTTTTCGGTTTTGATGTGCATTCCCACGCTAGCATCGCTTACTAGATTTGACCAATGGTGGATAAGAGGTTTTGATTTCCCCAGGATACAAATAAGTTTCCTTATTATTTGTGTTATCACCAGTTCAGCATTTTTCTACGATTTTGAAAAAACATGGCAGTTCATTGCGGTTGGAGCTTTAAGTTTAAGTCTGCTATATCAGTTCAAAAAAATATTTCCATATACCTATATTTCAAGAAAACAGGTCCTGGCATTTAAAGGTTCAGACCCCCAGGCAACGATTTCAATACTTGTGAGTAACGTTCTTACTCCTAATAAGAGAAGTGATAAACTTATTTCTCTTGTAAATGAAAAGAAGCCTGACATTCTTTTAACTTTAGAAAGCGATAAAAGATGGGAGGACGAACTTTCAGTTTTAGAAAAAGATTATAAGAATACTGTGAAAATACCGAAAGATAATCTTTACGGTATGCATCTCTATTCAAAATTAGAATTGAAGGAGGTAAAAGTAAGATATCTTGTTCAGGAAGATATTCCCTCTATTCACGGCTTCGTAATTCTTAGAAACGGTAAGAAAGTAAGGTTTCACTGTCTACACCCTATGCCTCCGAGTCCAACCGAAAGTGATACGTCTACCAATCGAGATGCCGAATTATTGATGTTAGGAAGGGATGTGGATGTGGAAAAGGATTCTATTCTTGTTTTTGGAGATCTTAATGATGTCGCCTGGTCCAGAACTACAAGGCTTTTTCAAAAATTAAGCGGACTTATGGATCCAAGGATTGGAAGAGGATTTTTTAATACATTCCATTCTAAGTATTTCCTATTAAGATGGCCCTTAGATCATGTTTTTCATACCAAAGACTTTACTTTAGTAGATATTGCCAGAGAAAAAAATGTAGGTTCAGATCATTTTCCTATGTATATAAAGCTCAATTATGAACCATCTGCTGAAGTGATCAATGAAGATACTGACGAAGCAGATGAAGAAGAAAAAGAATGGGCTGAAGAAAAAATTAAAAATGCAGACCCTATTAGACAGAGGCTAGATCTCAACTCTCCTCAAAATAGGCTGACAACTTAG
- a CDS encoding phosphatase PAP2 family protein, with translation MTKYLYILFIGLISFSHTAQENVSPYKTELWKDGAWITGSVGLNVLGVLSIQNKPNLTKAELDDLNRDEIWGINRNAIGNFSKNADELSYIPFYASFATPLLFLLGENERNNFGQISVMFVETMATTGALFTLTAGNIEKSRPLVYNKNLSIEERLDSDAQRSFFAGHTAATAAATFFTAKVFQDFNPESSAVPFVWAGAVAVPAYVGYLRTKAGKHFLTDNLIGFGIGAACGIFVPEIHKIGNERLDVYPTVDTNVMGTGIDTKGIGFNYTF, from the coding sequence ATGACGAAATATTTATATATATTATTTATTGGTTTAATCTCCTTTAGTCATACTGCACAGGAAAATGTTTCTCCTTATAAGACTGAATTATGGAAAGACGGAGCCTGGATTACTGGATCTGTAGGCCTTAATGTTTTAGGGGTTCTCTCAATTCAGAATAAACCTAATCTAACCAAAGCTGAACTTGATGATCTAAATAGGGATGAAATTTGGGGAATTAATCGAAATGCTATAGGAAATTTTTCTAAAAATGCCGATGAACTTAGCTATATTCCATTCTATGCCTCATTTGCCACGCCTTTATTGTTTCTTTTAGGAGAAAATGAAAGAAATAATTTCGGACAGATCTCGGTAATGTTTGTAGAAACTATGGCTACCACGGGTGCTTTATTCACTCTTACGGCTGGTAATATTGAAAAGAGCCGCCCATTAGTTTACAATAAAAATTTATCAATAGAAGAAAGATTAGACTCTGATGCACAGCGATCTTTCTTTGCAGGTCATACAGCTGCAACTGCAGCAGCCACATTTTTTACGGCAAAGGTTTTTCAGGATTTTAATCCAGAATCTTCTGCTGTACCCTTTGTTTGGGCAGGAGCAGTAGCGGTACCGGCATATGTGGGTTATTTAAGAACGAAAGCCGGAAAACATTTCCTCACAGATAATTTAATTGGCTTTGGAATTGGTGCAGCTTGTGGTATCTTCGTGCCTGAAATTCATAAAATCGGAAATGAGAGATTGGATGTATATCCAACGGTGGATACTAATGTGATGGGAACCGGTATAGATACTAAAGGTATTGGTTTTAACTACACCTTTTAA